A genome region from Erigeron canadensis isolate Cc75 chromosome 3, C_canadensis_v1, whole genome shotgun sequence includes the following:
- the LOC122591640 gene encoding receptor-like protein kinase 5: protein MSIIPPPLLILLSLLCYHVTSQPIANNNQNDQNTLLKIKSFWSNPTILNHWNQSSNPCSWPEITCTDNTITRITIIKTDITGPVPPFICDIKNLTHIDLNYNYITGEFPTSLYNCTNLEYLDLSQNLLVGRIPDDISRLSPAIRDLRLFANNFTGDIPVAISRLSKLSSLQLHQCLFNGSYPEEIGNLNDLEVLNLGFNDFTPSRLPESFTRLKKLRTFHMTEANLIGEIPGNLSGLVAIELLDLSANHLVGSIPSDLFLLKNLTEVYLYYNNLTGGIPDSIEATKMQVIDLSANKLTGKIPEGFGNLESLSNLSLMINQLSGEVPLGIGRLSSLIDIRIFENNLSGPLPPDFGRYSDLKRFEVFQNKFTGNLPKNLCYNGKLEGLNAYQNSLSGEIPNSLGSCNSLMKIQVYGNQFSGEIPNGLWKVSSLETMLINDNSFSGELPQEFAPKLSTLDISNNRFSGQIPTSISSWTSLRVFKASYNRLDGAIPRNLTALPDLNTLLLDGNQLSGEIPATIVSWSSLNTLNLSRNKLTGQIPAGLGFLERLTVLDLSRNNLSGQIPSQLGRWLVVLDLSANDLTGSIPSQLENGAFDRSFLDNPRLCSNNPSLGLNSCISRTKSGSSSKISAKNVMIIAVIAAILFLLAVLLTAYVIVLYRRRKYNLDSKWRFTSFQKLTFTESTILPRLTESNVIGHGGSGKVYRIPVNRLGDFVAVKKISTKIDLEQRLEKEFLAEVEILSTIRHSNIVKLMGCISCDNSKLLVYEYLENRSLDRWLHRKQTQSNRGLTGSIRHVVLDWPKRLQIALGAARGLSYMHHDCIPAVVHRDVKSSNVLLDGDFNAKIADFGLARILAKDSELNTMSTVAGSFGYMAPEYAHTTRVDNKIDVYSFGVILLELTTGKEASNGSEHSSLAEWAWQEALSGASISAALDDEVNEPKYSNTMSSVFKLGLWCTSRLPTNRPSMKEVCQTLLRCSLAMEEKMKNGSDVLDHLPLLKLENV from the exons ATGTCAATAATACCACCACCCCTTCTCATCCTCCTATCCCTCCTATGCTATCATGTAACTTCACAACCAATTGCCAATAATAACCAAAATGATCAAAATACCCTTCTAAAGATCAAAAGCTTTTGGTCCAACCCAACCATCCTCAACCATTGGAACCAATCCTCCAACCCTTGCAGCTGGCCGGAGATCACGTGTACCGACAACACGATTACTAGGATCACAATAATAAAAACGGATATCACTGGACCCGTTCCGCCTTTCATTTGTGATATTAAAAACTTGACCCatattgatttaaattacaattacatcACAGGAGAGTTTCCAACATCTCTCTATAACTGCACAAATCTTGAATACCTTGATTTGTCTCAAAACTTGTTAGTGGGACGAATCCCTGATGATATATCGCGGTTATCACCTGCAATACGAGACCTCAGGCTCTTTGCCAACAACTTCACTGGTGACATTCCGGTGGCGATTTCAAGATTATCAAAGCTTTCATCACTTCAACTGCATCAATGTCTATTTAATGGAAGTTATCCAGAGGAAATCGGAAATTTAAACGACCTTGAAGTGCTAAATTTGGGTTTTAATGACTTTACACCATCAAGACTTCCCGAGAGTTTTACTCGGTTGAAAAAGCTTCGAACTTTCCACATGACGGAAGCCAACTTAATAGGAGAAATACCCGGAAACTTATCCGGCTTGGTGGCTATTGAGCTGCTAGATTTGTCTGCCAATCATCTTGTTGGATCAATACCGAGTGATTTGTTCTTGTTAAAGAATTTAACAGAAGTTTATCTTTACTATAACAATCTAACAGGTGGAATTCCTGACTCCATTGAAGCAACAAAAATGCAGGTCATTGATCTCTCTGCAAACAAGTTAACTGGAAAAATCCCAGAAGGTTTTGGGAATCTTGAGAGTTTGTCTAACTTGTCGCTCATGATAAATCAGTTATCAGGTGAAGTTCCTCTTGGTATCGGCCGCCTGTCTAGCTTGATTGACATTCGAATTTTTGAGAATAACCTATCGGGTCCACTGCCACCTGATTTTGGAAGGTACTCTGACCTGAAAAGATTTGAAGTATTCCAAAATAAGTTCACAGGAAACTTACCAAAGAATCTTTGTTACAATGGGAAGCTCGAAGGCTTGAATGCTTACCAGAATAGTCTTTCAGGTGAGATACCAAATTCACTTGGAAGTTGTAACAGCTTGATGAAAATTCAAGTTTATGGGAACCAGTTTTCAGGAGAAATCCCTAATGGATTGTGGAAGGTTTCAAGTTTAGAAACAATGCTAATTAATGATAACTCATTTTCCGGGGAACTGCCACAGGAATTCGCGCCAAAGTTATCAACACTTGATATTAGTAATAACAGATTTTCGGGTCAAATTCCTACCAGCATATCCTCTTGGACAAGTCTAAGGGTTTTCAAAGCAAGTTATAATCGACTAGATGGCGCAATTCCTCGAAATTTAACAGCACTTCCAGATTTAAACACCTTGTTGCTGGATGGGAACCAACTCTCCGGCGAAATTCCGGCAACTATTGTCTCCTGGAGTTCACTCAATACCTTAAATCTCAGTAGGAACAAGCTAACTGGTCAGATTCCAGCTGGTCTCGGGTTCTTAGAACGTCTTACAGTGTTGGATTTGTCAAGAAACAATCTTTCGGGTCAAATACCAAGTCAGCTCGGTAGATGGCTCGTTGTGCTTGATCTTTCAGCCAATGATCTCACTGGAAGCATCCCGAGTCAGCTCGAAAATGGTGCTTTTGATAGAAGTTTTCTGGATAATCCTCGTCTTTGTTCAAATAACCCATCATTAGGCCTCAATTCTTGCATTTCCAGGACCAAATCCGGATCATCTAGCAAGATTTCAGCTAAAAATGTGATGATTATTGCGGTTATAGCAGCAATATTGTTCCTTTTGGCAGTACTACTGACAGCATATGTCATTGTTCTTTACCGCCGAAGGAAGTATAATTTGGATTCAAAATGGAGATTCACTTCATTCCAGAAACTGACTTTCACAGAATCCACGATTTTGCCTCGTTTGACGGAGAGCAACGTCATTGGGCATGGTGGTTCAGGAAAGGTGTATCGGATTCCAGTGAACCGATTGGGCGATTTTGTTGCGGTAAAGAAGATTTCAACGAAAATAGACTTAGAACAAAGACTCGAAAAAGAGTTCTTAGCAGAAGTAGAGATTCTAAGTACGATCCGTCACTCAAACATAGTCAAATTAATGGGATGCATTTCATGTGACAACTCAAAGCTTCTTGTGTACGAGTACTTAGAGAACCGAAGTTTGGATCGTTGGTTGCACCGAAAGCAGACTCAATCGAACCGTGGATTGACCGGTTCTATTCGCCATGTGGTGCTTGATTGGCCTAAAAGGTTACAGATAGCACTTGGAGCAGCCAGAGGTTTGTCTTATATGCACCATGATTGTATTCCGGCAGTGGTCCACCGGGATGTGAAGTCAAGCAACGTGCTTTTAGATGGTGATTTCAATGCCAAGATTGCTGATTTCGGGTTAGCCAGGATCTTGGCCAAGGACAGTGAGCTAAACACAATGTCAACCGTGGCTGGTTCATTCGGATACATGGCTCCAG AATATGCGCATACGACTAGAGTGGACAACAAGATTGATGTGTATAGCTTTGGAGTGATCTTGTTAGAATTGACAACAGGAAAAGAGGCCAGCAATGGCAGTGAGCATTCATCACTGGCCGAATGGGCTTGGCAAGAAGCCCTAAGTGGTGCATCAATATCAGCTGCTTTAGATGATGAAGTGAATGAGCCCAAGTACTCGAACACCATGAGCAGTGTATTTAAACTTGGGCTATGGTGTACAAGTAGATTGCCAACCAACAGACCCTCCATGAAGGAAGTATGCCAGACGCTGCTACGTTGCAGCCTGGcaatggaagaaaaaatgaaGAATGGAAGTGATGTACTTGATCATCTTCCCCTCCTCAAGCTTGAAAACGTCTAA